In a single window of the Nicotiana tomentosiformis chromosome 10, ASM39032v3, whole genome shotgun sequence genome:
- the LOC104104277 gene encoding ultraviolet-B receptor UVR8 isoform X7, protein MGRWLTAYAQSMWSLWKGSLLHKLLLDGITQDLFQLGHGDYVSRCSPVQVLYFKTKHVEQITCGMRHSLVLLKGDTEDLIYGFGSGKRGQLGISDDKQKSVSTPQVTLGFENVKIRIIAANGDHSAAISVNGHLYVWGRAFCGASDVYRPRHVTADLSFIQVALGWNHALVLTDLRHTTLIGDGEVYMLGRYNYNVPAGTQKANSMKHISDEVVMQRILDFNSRKVVQIGAGAEHSALVTDDGSVMTWGWGEHGQLGLGDTDDQTDPQIVERLFPVDPRLQASLQITTVIVHQVAYPKTCLLFYGHLDKIEFIEFIPTSLELKRFYSSLWQGQKFSSFSIVKNIKGSWNISALHLWHDFEKF, encoded by the exons ATGGGGAGATGGTTAACTGCTTACGCCCAAAGTATGTGGAGTCTTTGGAAGGGTTCTTTATTACACAAGCTTCTGCTGGATGGAATCACTCAGGATTTGTTTCAG CTTGGGCATGGGGATTATGTCTCAAGATGTTCTCCTGTACAAGTGTTGTACTTCAAGACTAAGCATGTTGAGCAAATTACTTGTGGTATGCGCCATTCACTTGTCTTACTAAAAG GAGATACTGAGGATCTTATCTATGGATTTGGCTCTGGAAAACGTGGTCAACTCGGTATATCTGATGACAAACAGAAGTCAGTTAGTACTCCTCAGGTTACTTTGGGTTTTGAAAATGTCAAAATCAGGATTATCGCTGCAAATGGAGATCATAGTGCAGCAATATCTG TGAATGGGCATTTATACGTATGGGGAAGAGCATTCTGTGGAGCCTCAGATGTGTACAGACCGCGTCATGTCACTGCAGACTTATCATTCATCCAAGTCGCTTTAGGATGGAATCATGCTCTTGTATTGACAG ACCTTCGTCACACCACTTTAATAGGTGACGGGGAAGTATACATGCTTGGTAGGTACAATTATAATGTTCCTGCGGGTACTCAGAAAGCCAACTCGATGAAGCATATATCAG ATGAAGTTGTCATGCAAAGAATCCTCGACTTTAATAGTAGAAAGGTTGTCCAAATTGGCGCCGGAGCTGAGCACTCTGCCTTGGTAACAG ATGACGGATCAGTAATGACATGGGGATGGGGTGAACATGGTCAGCTTGGATTAGGAGATACCGATGATCAAACTGACCCACAGATT gtagagaggctgtttccagtAGACCCTCGGCTCCAAGCAAGCTTGCAAATCACAACAGTAATTGTTCACCAAGTTGCTTATCCAAAAACCTGTTTGCTATTTTATGGCCATCTTGATAAGATAGAATTCATAGAGTTTATCCCAACTAGTTTGGAATTGAAGCGTTTTTACAGCAGTCTTTGGCAAGGACAGAAATTTTCCAGTTTCTCAATTGTAAAAAATATAAAAGGATCATGGAATATCTCCGCACTGCACCTCTGGCACGATTTTGAGAAATTTTAA
- the LOC104104277 gene encoding ultraviolet-B receptor UVR8 isoform X6 — MSKMMEETERVIEEEEEEEEKEGLVKQEIWSWGAGTEGQLGTGKLQDEYQPQLIHSLSSLGSISYLSCGGAHVIALTPGGRVVTWGRGTSGQLGHGEMVNCLRPKYVESLEGFFITQASAGWNHSGFVSDTGHVFTCGDGSFGQLGHGDYVSRCSPVQVLYFKTKHVEQITCGMRHSLVLLKGDTEDLIYGFGSGKRGQLGISDDKQKSVSTPQVTLGFENVKIRIIAANGDHSAAISVNGHLYVWGRAFCGASDVYRPRHVTADLSFIQVALGWNHALVLTGDGEVYMLGRYNYNVPAGTQKANSMKHISDEVVMQRILDFNSRKVVQIGAGAEHSALVTDDGSVMTWGWGEHGQLGLGDTDDQTDPQIVSLCNEQSRKPCVGRVYCGSGFTFVVRTCW, encoded by the exons ATGTCCAAAATGATGGAAGAAACAGAAAGAgtaatagaagaagaagaagaagaagaagaaaaagaagggtTAGTAAAACAAGAAATATGGAGCTGGGGAGCAGGAACAGAGGGACAATTAGGAACAGGAAAACTCCAAGATGAATACCAACCTCAACTCATTCATTCTCTCTCTTCTTTAGGTTCCATCTCTTATCTCTCCTGTGGTGGTGCCCATGTCATTGCCCTCACTCCTG GTGGAAGAGTGGTAACATGGGGAAGGGGTACTTCTGGTCAATTAGGTCATGGGGAGATGGTTAACTGCTTACGCCCAAAGTATGTGGAGTCTTTGGAAGGGTTCTTTATTACACAAGCTTCTGCTGGATGGAATCACTCAGGATTTGTTTCAG ACACTGGTCACGTATTCACTTGTGGAGATGGTTCATTTGGTCAGCTTGGGCATGGGGATTATGTCTCAAGATGTTCTCCTGTACAAGTGTTGTACTTCAAGACTAAGCATGTTGAGCAAATTACTTGTGGTATGCGCCATTCACTTGTCTTACTAAAAG GAGATACTGAGGATCTTATCTATGGATTTGGCTCTGGAAAACGTGGTCAACTCGGTATATCTGATGACAAACAGAAGTCAGTTAGTACTCCTCAGGTTACTTTGGGTTTTGAAAATGTCAAAATCAGGATTATCGCTGCAAATGGAGATCATAGTGCAGCAATATCTG TGAATGGGCATTTATACGTATGGGGAAGAGCATTCTGTGGAGCCTCAGATGTGTACAGACCGCGTCATGTCACTGCAGACTTATCATTCATCCAAGTCGCTTTAGGATGGAATCATGCTCTTGTATTGACAG GTGACGGGGAAGTATACATGCTTGGTAGGTACAATTATAATGTTCCTGCGGGTACTCAGAAAGCCAACTCGATGAAGCATATATCAG ATGAAGTTGTCATGCAAAGAATCCTCGACTTTAATAGTAGAAAGGTTGTCCAAATTGGCGCCGGAGCTGAGCACTCTGCCTTGGTAACAG ATGACGGATCAGTAATGACATGGGGATGGGGTGAACATGGTCAGCTTGGATTAGGAGATACCGATGATCAAACTGACCCACAGATTGTAAGTTTATGCAATGAACAATCTAGGAAACCATGCGTCGGTAGAGTTTACTGTGGCAGTGGTTTTACATTTGTTGTCAGGACATGCTGGTGA
- the LOC104104274 gene encoding protein PTST homolog 2, chloroplastic: MTPLTRPDCFNSLLSTPATPCKVIVLNPRKRLHFRRKSGDFDLVLGNKMCSLKFLELRRENAKHSVFRCCCEKGSEDETDLELEAEILAFMEKSENPNAFPTKKDLEKAGRVDLVEAIKKRGGWYSFGWDTENVHEAETEEMDFDIEEFRKRVEKYQESDSLRGNEDSGFDSSFGNSSQPASSSGRSLEAAVVFEEDCGIEGILNRLENERILSLGINTSKYEYGANFSSRNSMDGRSSGTTITDRTDPGENGSLTSGSPKKGSLSDSGGQLNHEFTPDMWRTWSIQRADPQGTEFEAGEISFGKTPDGGKSESSRDGLLTITENSYEALERWKNDNYNDIRPRLRHLELELSSTLRSLRSKSQEFSSKEVLGRSISDLENLSDAREFQENEVINAQKRLRSIRAKLAILEGKMALALIDADKVLEEKQKRIDGASKALQLLRTTRIVWHNSASEVLLTGSFDGWTTQRKMDKSHTGIFSVSLKLYPGRYEIKFIVDGIWKVDPLRPVVHNNGYENNLLIVT; this comes from the exons ATGACACCCTTAACAAGACCTGATTGTTTCAACTCCTTGTTGAGTACCCCTGCTACTCCCTGTAAAGTCATTGTACTAAACCCAAGAAAAAGACTTCATTTCCGTAGAAAATCAGGGGATTTCGACCTTGTTTTGGGTAACAAAATGTGTTCTTTGAAGTTTCTTGAACTAAGGAGGGAAAATGCGAAGCACAGTGTGTTTCGTTGTTGCTGCGAAAAAGGGTCGGAGGATGAAACAGATTTGGAGTTAGAAGCGGAGATTTTGGCCTTCATGGAAAAGTCTGAGAACCCAAATGCATTTCCTACAAAGAAAGATTTGGAAAAAGCGGGAAGAGTTGATTTAGTGGAGGCTATAAAGAAGAGGGGTGGGTGGTATTCTTTTGGTTGGGACACAGAAAATGTTCATGAAGCTGAGACTGAAGAAATGGATTTTGATATTGAGGAATTTAGAAAAAGAGTTGAGAAATATCAAGAAAGTGATTCATTAAGAGGGAATGAAGATTCTGGTTTTGATTCTTCATTTGGGAATTCTTCTCAGCCAGCTTCCTCCTCTGGTAGATCACT AGAAGCTGCAGTTGTGTTTGAGGAAGATTGTGGGATTGAAGGGATATTGAACCGATTAGAGAATGAAAGGATCTTATCTCTTGGTATTAATACGAGCAAATATGAGTATGGGGCTAATTTTTCAAGCAGGAATAGCATGGATGGTAGAAGCTCTGGAACCACTATTACGG ACAGGACTGACCCAGGGGAAAATGGAAGCCTCACATCAGGTAGCCCCAAGAAAGGCAGTTTAAGTGATTCAGGAGGGCAGCTTAACCACGAATTCACTCCAGATATGTGGAGAACATGGAGCATTCAACGTGCAGATCCTCAGGGCACAGAGTTTGAAG CTGGTGAGATTAGTTTTGGTAAGACACCAGATGGAGGTAAAAGTGAATCTTCAAGAGACGGTCTATTAACCATCACAGAGAATAGTTATGAAGCTTTGGAGAGATGGAAAAATGACAATTATAATGACATAAGACCTCGTCTTCGACATTTAGAGCTTGAGCTATCCTCGACCCTTCGCTCCCTGAGATCCAAGAGCCAGGAGTTCAGTTCAAAGGAG GTTCTTGGCAGATCCATTAGTGATTTGGAGAACCTTTCTGATGCACGGGAGTTCCAGGAGAATGAGGTCATAAATGCTCAGAAGAGATTGCGGTCCATACGTGCAAAACTTGCCATACTTGAGGGGAAAATGGCGTTAGCATTGAT TGATGCGGATAAGGTGTTGGAAGAGAAGCAAAAGAGAATTGATGGTGCTAGTAAAGCTTTACAGCTTCTTCGTACTACTCGGATTGTTTGGCATAACTCTGCCTCAGAGGTTCTTCTAACAGGCTCATTTGATGGATGGACAACTCAG AGGAAGATGGACAAATCGCACACTGGTATTTTTTCTGTAAGCTTAAAGTTGTATCCAGGCAGATATGAG ATCAAATTCATTGTTGATGGCATATGGAAGGTTGATCCTTTGAGGCCCGTTGTTCACAACAATGGTTATGAAAATAATCTTCTCATTGTCACGTAA
- the LOC104104277 gene encoding ultraviolet-B receptor UVR8 isoform X4, which produces MSKMMEETERVIEEEEEEEEKEGLVKQEIWSWGAGTEGQLGTGKLQDEYQPQLIHSLSSLGSISYLSCGGAHVIALTPGGRVVTWGRGTSGQLGHGEMVNCLRPKYVESLEGFFITQASAGWNHSGFVSDTGHVFTCGDGSFGQLGHGDYVSRCSPVQVLYFKTKHVEQITCGMRHSLVLLKGDTEDLIYGFGSGKRGQLGISDDKQKSVSTPQVTLGFENVKIRIIAANGDHSAAISVNGHLYVWGRAFCGASDVYRPRHVTADLSFIQVALGWNHALVLTGDGEVYMLGRYNYNVPAGTQKANSMKHISVVMQRILDFNSRKVVQIGAGAEHSALVTDDGSVMTWGWGEHGQLGLGDTDDQTDPQIVERLFPVDPRLQASLQITTVIVHQVAYPKTCLLFYGHLDKIEFIEFIPTSLELKRFYSSLWQGQKFSSFSIVKNIKGSWNISALHLWHDFEKF; this is translated from the exons ATGTCCAAAATGATGGAAGAAACAGAAAGAgtaatagaagaagaagaagaagaagaagaaaaagaagggtTAGTAAAACAAGAAATATGGAGCTGGGGAGCAGGAACAGAGGGACAATTAGGAACAGGAAAACTCCAAGATGAATACCAACCTCAACTCATTCATTCTCTCTCTTCTTTAGGTTCCATCTCTTATCTCTCCTGTGGTGGTGCCCATGTCATTGCCCTCACTCCTG GTGGAAGAGTGGTAACATGGGGAAGGGGTACTTCTGGTCAATTAGGTCATGGGGAGATGGTTAACTGCTTACGCCCAAAGTATGTGGAGTCTTTGGAAGGGTTCTTTATTACACAAGCTTCTGCTGGATGGAATCACTCAGGATTTGTTTCAG ACACTGGTCACGTATTCACTTGTGGAGATGGTTCATTTGGTCAGCTTGGGCATGGGGATTATGTCTCAAGATGTTCTCCTGTACAAGTGTTGTACTTCAAGACTAAGCATGTTGAGCAAATTACTTGTGGTATGCGCCATTCACTTGTCTTACTAAAAG GAGATACTGAGGATCTTATCTATGGATTTGGCTCTGGAAAACGTGGTCAACTCGGTATATCTGATGACAAACAGAAGTCAGTTAGTACTCCTCAGGTTACTTTGGGTTTTGAAAATGTCAAAATCAGGATTATCGCTGCAAATGGAGATCATAGTGCAGCAATATCTG TGAATGGGCATTTATACGTATGGGGAAGAGCATTCTGTGGAGCCTCAGATGTGTACAGACCGCGTCATGTCACTGCAGACTTATCATTCATCCAAGTCGCTTTAGGATGGAATCATGCTCTTGTATTGACAG GTGACGGGGAAGTATACATGCTTGGTAGGTACAATTATAATGTTCCTGCGGGTACTCAGAAAGCCAACTCGATGAAGCATATATCAG TTGTCATGCAAAGAATCCTCGACTTTAATAGTAGAAAGGTTGTCCAAATTGGCGCCGGAGCTGAGCACTCTGCCTTGGTAACAG ATGACGGATCAGTAATGACATGGGGATGGGGTGAACATGGTCAGCTTGGATTAGGAGATACCGATGATCAAACTGACCCACAGATT gtagagaggctgtttccagtAGACCCTCGGCTCCAAGCAAGCTTGCAAATCACAACAGTAATTGTTCACCAAGTTGCTTATCCAAAAACCTGTTTGCTATTTTATGGCCATCTTGATAAGATAGAATTCATAGAGTTTATCCCAACTAGTTTGGAATTGAAGCGTTTTTACAGCAGTCTTTGGCAAGGACAGAAATTTTCCAGTTTCTCAATTGTAAAAAATATAAAAGGATCATGGAATATCTCCGCACTGCACCTCTGGCACGATTTTGAGAAATTTTAA
- the LOC104104277 gene encoding ultraviolet-B receptor UVR8 isoform X1 yields the protein MSKMMEETERVIEEEEEEEEKEGLVKQEIWSWGAGTEGQLGTGKLQDEYQPQLIHSLSSLGSISYLSCGGAHVIALTPGGRVVTWGRGTSGQLGHGEMVNCLRPKYVESLEGFFITQASAGWNHSGFVSDTGHVFTCGDGSFGQLGHGDYVSRCSPVQVLYFKTKHVEQITCGMRHSLVLLKGDTEDLIYGFGSGKRGQLGISDDKQKSVSTPQVTLGFENVKIRIIAANGDHSAAISVNGHLYVWGRAFCGASDVYRPRHVTADLSFIQVALGWNHALVLTDLRHTTLIGDGEVYMLGRYNYNVPAGTQKANSMKHISDEVVMQRILDFNSRKVVQIGAGAEHSALVTDDGSVMTWGWGEHGQLGLGDTDDQTDPQIVERLFPVDPRLQASLQITTVIVHQVAYPKTCLLFYGHLDKIEFIEFIPTSLELKRFYSSLWQGQKFSSFSIVKNIKGSWNISALHLWHDFEKF from the exons ATGTCCAAAATGATGGAAGAAACAGAAAGAgtaatagaagaagaagaagaagaagaagaaaaagaagggtTAGTAAAACAAGAAATATGGAGCTGGGGAGCAGGAACAGAGGGACAATTAGGAACAGGAAAACTCCAAGATGAATACCAACCTCAACTCATTCATTCTCTCTCTTCTTTAGGTTCCATCTCTTATCTCTCCTGTGGTGGTGCCCATGTCATTGCCCTCACTCCTG GTGGAAGAGTGGTAACATGGGGAAGGGGTACTTCTGGTCAATTAGGTCATGGGGAGATGGTTAACTGCTTACGCCCAAAGTATGTGGAGTCTTTGGAAGGGTTCTTTATTACACAAGCTTCTGCTGGATGGAATCACTCAGGATTTGTTTCAG ACACTGGTCACGTATTCACTTGTGGAGATGGTTCATTTGGTCAGCTTGGGCATGGGGATTATGTCTCAAGATGTTCTCCTGTACAAGTGTTGTACTTCAAGACTAAGCATGTTGAGCAAATTACTTGTGGTATGCGCCATTCACTTGTCTTACTAAAAG GAGATACTGAGGATCTTATCTATGGATTTGGCTCTGGAAAACGTGGTCAACTCGGTATATCTGATGACAAACAGAAGTCAGTTAGTACTCCTCAGGTTACTTTGGGTTTTGAAAATGTCAAAATCAGGATTATCGCTGCAAATGGAGATCATAGTGCAGCAATATCTG TGAATGGGCATTTATACGTATGGGGAAGAGCATTCTGTGGAGCCTCAGATGTGTACAGACCGCGTCATGTCACTGCAGACTTATCATTCATCCAAGTCGCTTTAGGATGGAATCATGCTCTTGTATTGACAG ACCTTCGTCACACCACTTTAATAGGTGACGGGGAAGTATACATGCTTGGTAGGTACAATTATAATGTTCCTGCGGGTACTCAGAAAGCCAACTCGATGAAGCATATATCAG ATGAAGTTGTCATGCAAAGAATCCTCGACTTTAATAGTAGAAAGGTTGTCCAAATTGGCGCCGGAGCTGAGCACTCTGCCTTGGTAACAG ATGACGGATCAGTAATGACATGGGGATGGGGTGAACATGGTCAGCTTGGATTAGGAGATACCGATGATCAAACTGACCCACAGATT gtagagaggctgtttccagtAGACCCTCGGCTCCAAGCAAGCTTGCAAATCACAACAGTAATTGTTCACCAAGTTGCTTATCCAAAAACCTGTTTGCTATTTTATGGCCATCTTGATAAGATAGAATTCATAGAGTTTATCCCAACTAGTTTGGAATTGAAGCGTTTTTACAGCAGTCTTTGGCAAGGACAGAAATTTTCCAGTTTCTCAATTGTAAAAAATATAAAAGGATCATGGAATATCTCCGCACTGCACCTCTGGCACGATTTTGAGAAATTTTAA
- the LOC104104277 gene encoding ultraviolet-B receptor UVR8 isoform X2 yields MSKMMEETERVIEEEEEEEEKEGLVKQEIWSWGAGTEGQLGTGKLQDEYQPQLIHSLSSLGSISYLSCGGAHVIALTPGGRVVTWGRGTSGQLGHGEMVNCLRPKYVESLEGFFITQASAGWNHSGFVSDTGHVFTCGDGSFGQLGHGDYVSRCSPVQVLYFKTKHVEQITCGMRHSLVLLKGDTEDLIYGFGSGKRGQLGISDDKQKSVSTPQVTLGFENVKIRIIAANGDHSAAISVNGHLYVWGRAFCGASDVYRPRHVTADLSFIQVALGWNHALVLTDLRHTTLIGDGEVYMLGRYNYNVPAGTQKANSMKHISVVMQRILDFNSRKVVQIGAGAEHSALVTDDGSVMTWGWGEHGQLGLGDTDDQTDPQIVERLFPVDPRLQASLQITTVIVHQVAYPKTCLLFYGHLDKIEFIEFIPTSLELKRFYSSLWQGQKFSSFSIVKNIKGSWNISALHLWHDFEKF; encoded by the exons ATGTCCAAAATGATGGAAGAAACAGAAAGAgtaatagaagaagaagaagaagaagaagaaaaagaagggtTAGTAAAACAAGAAATATGGAGCTGGGGAGCAGGAACAGAGGGACAATTAGGAACAGGAAAACTCCAAGATGAATACCAACCTCAACTCATTCATTCTCTCTCTTCTTTAGGTTCCATCTCTTATCTCTCCTGTGGTGGTGCCCATGTCATTGCCCTCACTCCTG GTGGAAGAGTGGTAACATGGGGAAGGGGTACTTCTGGTCAATTAGGTCATGGGGAGATGGTTAACTGCTTACGCCCAAAGTATGTGGAGTCTTTGGAAGGGTTCTTTATTACACAAGCTTCTGCTGGATGGAATCACTCAGGATTTGTTTCAG ACACTGGTCACGTATTCACTTGTGGAGATGGTTCATTTGGTCAGCTTGGGCATGGGGATTATGTCTCAAGATGTTCTCCTGTACAAGTGTTGTACTTCAAGACTAAGCATGTTGAGCAAATTACTTGTGGTATGCGCCATTCACTTGTCTTACTAAAAG GAGATACTGAGGATCTTATCTATGGATTTGGCTCTGGAAAACGTGGTCAACTCGGTATATCTGATGACAAACAGAAGTCAGTTAGTACTCCTCAGGTTACTTTGGGTTTTGAAAATGTCAAAATCAGGATTATCGCTGCAAATGGAGATCATAGTGCAGCAATATCTG TGAATGGGCATTTATACGTATGGGGAAGAGCATTCTGTGGAGCCTCAGATGTGTACAGACCGCGTCATGTCACTGCAGACTTATCATTCATCCAAGTCGCTTTAGGATGGAATCATGCTCTTGTATTGACAG ACCTTCGTCACACCACTTTAATAGGTGACGGGGAAGTATACATGCTTGGTAGGTACAATTATAATGTTCCTGCGGGTACTCAGAAAGCCAACTCGATGAAGCATATATCAG TTGTCATGCAAAGAATCCTCGACTTTAATAGTAGAAAGGTTGTCCAAATTGGCGCCGGAGCTGAGCACTCTGCCTTGGTAACAG ATGACGGATCAGTAATGACATGGGGATGGGGTGAACATGGTCAGCTTGGATTAGGAGATACCGATGATCAAACTGACCCACAGATT gtagagaggctgtttccagtAGACCCTCGGCTCCAAGCAAGCTTGCAAATCACAACAGTAATTGTTCACCAAGTTGCTTATCCAAAAACCTGTTTGCTATTTTATGGCCATCTTGATAAGATAGAATTCATAGAGTTTATCCCAACTAGTTTGGAATTGAAGCGTTTTTACAGCAGTCTTTGGCAAGGACAGAAATTTTCCAGTTTCTCAATTGTAAAAAATATAAAAGGATCATGGAATATCTCCGCACTGCACCTCTGGCACGATTTTGAGAAATTTTAA
- the LOC104104277 gene encoding ultraviolet-B receptor UVR8 isoform X5, translating into MSKMMEETERVIEEEEEEEEKEGLVKQEIWSWGAGTEGQLGTGKLQDEYQPQLIHSLSSLGSISYLSCGGAHVIALTPGGRVVTWGRGTSGQLGHGEMVNCLRPKYVESLEGFFITQASAGWNHSGFVSDTGHVFTCGDGSFGQLGHGDYVSRCSPVQVLYFKTKHVEQITCGMRHSLVLLKGDTEDLIYGFGSGKRGQLGISDDKQKSVSTPQVTLGFENVKIRIIAANGDHSAAISVNGHLYVWGRAFCGASDVYRPRHVTADLSFIQVALGWNHALVLTDLRHTTLIGDGEVYMLGRYNYNVPAGTQKANSMKHISDEVVMQRILDFNSRKVVQIGAGAEHSALVTDDGSVMTWGWGEHGQLGLGDTDDQTDPQIVSLCNEQSRKPCVGRVYCGSGFTFVVRTCW; encoded by the exons ATGTCCAAAATGATGGAAGAAACAGAAAGAgtaatagaagaagaagaagaagaagaagaaaaagaagggtTAGTAAAACAAGAAATATGGAGCTGGGGAGCAGGAACAGAGGGACAATTAGGAACAGGAAAACTCCAAGATGAATACCAACCTCAACTCATTCATTCTCTCTCTTCTTTAGGTTCCATCTCTTATCTCTCCTGTGGTGGTGCCCATGTCATTGCCCTCACTCCTG GTGGAAGAGTGGTAACATGGGGAAGGGGTACTTCTGGTCAATTAGGTCATGGGGAGATGGTTAACTGCTTACGCCCAAAGTATGTGGAGTCTTTGGAAGGGTTCTTTATTACACAAGCTTCTGCTGGATGGAATCACTCAGGATTTGTTTCAG ACACTGGTCACGTATTCACTTGTGGAGATGGTTCATTTGGTCAGCTTGGGCATGGGGATTATGTCTCAAGATGTTCTCCTGTACAAGTGTTGTACTTCAAGACTAAGCATGTTGAGCAAATTACTTGTGGTATGCGCCATTCACTTGTCTTACTAAAAG GAGATACTGAGGATCTTATCTATGGATTTGGCTCTGGAAAACGTGGTCAACTCGGTATATCTGATGACAAACAGAAGTCAGTTAGTACTCCTCAGGTTACTTTGGGTTTTGAAAATGTCAAAATCAGGATTATCGCTGCAAATGGAGATCATAGTGCAGCAATATCTG TGAATGGGCATTTATACGTATGGGGAAGAGCATTCTGTGGAGCCTCAGATGTGTACAGACCGCGTCATGTCACTGCAGACTTATCATTCATCCAAGTCGCTTTAGGATGGAATCATGCTCTTGTATTGACAG ACCTTCGTCACACCACTTTAATAGGTGACGGGGAAGTATACATGCTTGGTAGGTACAATTATAATGTTCCTGCGGGTACTCAGAAAGCCAACTCGATGAAGCATATATCAG ATGAAGTTGTCATGCAAAGAATCCTCGACTTTAATAGTAGAAAGGTTGTCCAAATTGGCGCCGGAGCTGAGCACTCTGCCTTGGTAACAG ATGACGGATCAGTAATGACATGGGGATGGGGTGAACATGGTCAGCTTGGATTAGGAGATACCGATGATCAAACTGACCCACAGATTGTAAGTTTATGCAATGAACAATCTAGGAAACCATGCGTCGGTAGAGTTTACTGTGGCAGTGGTTTTACATTTGTTGTCAGGACATGCTGGTGA
- the LOC104104277 gene encoding ultraviolet-B receptor UVR8 isoform X3, whose translation MSKMMEETERVIEEEEEEEEKEGLVKQEIWSWGAGTEGQLGTGKLQDEYQPQLIHSLSSLGSISYLSCGGAHVIALTPGGRVVTWGRGTSGQLGHGEMVNCLRPKYVESLEGFFITQASAGWNHSGFVSDTGHVFTCGDGSFGQLGHGDYVSRCSPVQVLYFKTKHVEQITCGMRHSLVLLKGDTEDLIYGFGSGKRGQLGISDDKQKSVSTPQVTLGFENVKIRIIAANGDHSAAISVNGHLYVWGRAFCGASDVYRPRHVTADLSFIQVALGWNHALVLTGDGEVYMLGRYNYNVPAGTQKANSMKHISDEVVMQRILDFNSRKVVQIGAGAEHSALVTDDGSVMTWGWGEHGQLGLGDTDDQTDPQIVERLFPVDPRLQASLQITTVIVHQVAYPKTCLLFYGHLDKIEFIEFIPTSLELKRFYSSLWQGQKFSSFSIVKNIKGSWNISALHLWHDFEKF comes from the exons ATGTCCAAAATGATGGAAGAAACAGAAAGAgtaatagaagaagaagaagaagaagaagaaaaagaagggtTAGTAAAACAAGAAATATGGAGCTGGGGAGCAGGAACAGAGGGACAATTAGGAACAGGAAAACTCCAAGATGAATACCAACCTCAACTCATTCATTCTCTCTCTTCTTTAGGTTCCATCTCTTATCTCTCCTGTGGTGGTGCCCATGTCATTGCCCTCACTCCTG GTGGAAGAGTGGTAACATGGGGAAGGGGTACTTCTGGTCAATTAGGTCATGGGGAGATGGTTAACTGCTTACGCCCAAAGTATGTGGAGTCTTTGGAAGGGTTCTTTATTACACAAGCTTCTGCTGGATGGAATCACTCAGGATTTGTTTCAG ACACTGGTCACGTATTCACTTGTGGAGATGGTTCATTTGGTCAGCTTGGGCATGGGGATTATGTCTCAAGATGTTCTCCTGTACAAGTGTTGTACTTCAAGACTAAGCATGTTGAGCAAATTACTTGTGGTATGCGCCATTCACTTGTCTTACTAAAAG GAGATACTGAGGATCTTATCTATGGATTTGGCTCTGGAAAACGTGGTCAACTCGGTATATCTGATGACAAACAGAAGTCAGTTAGTACTCCTCAGGTTACTTTGGGTTTTGAAAATGTCAAAATCAGGATTATCGCTGCAAATGGAGATCATAGTGCAGCAATATCTG TGAATGGGCATTTATACGTATGGGGAAGAGCATTCTGTGGAGCCTCAGATGTGTACAGACCGCGTCATGTCACTGCAGACTTATCATTCATCCAAGTCGCTTTAGGATGGAATCATGCTCTTGTATTGACAG GTGACGGGGAAGTATACATGCTTGGTAGGTACAATTATAATGTTCCTGCGGGTACTCAGAAAGCCAACTCGATGAAGCATATATCAG ATGAAGTTGTCATGCAAAGAATCCTCGACTTTAATAGTAGAAAGGTTGTCCAAATTGGCGCCGGAGCTGAGCACTCTGCCTTGGTAACAG ATGACGGATCAGTAATGACATGGGGATGGGGTGAACATGGTCAGCTTGGATTAGGAGATACCGATGATCAAACTGACCCACAGATT gtagagaggctgtttccagtAGACCCTCGGCTCCAAGCAAGCTTGCAAATCACAACAGTAATTGTTCACCAAGTTGCTTATCCAAAAACCTGTTTGCTATTTTATGGCCATCTTGATAAGATAGAATTCATAGAGTTTATCCCAACTAGTTTGGAATTGAAGCGTTTTTACAGCAGTCTTTGGCAAGGACAGAAATTTTCCAGTTTCTCAATTGTAAAAAATATAAAAGGATCATGGAATATCTCCGCACTGCACCTCTGGCACGATTTTGAGAAATTTTAA